The following proteins come from a genomic window of Bombyx mori chromosome 18, ASM3026992v2:
- the LOC101742693 gene encoding protein crooked neck, translating into MDSKTTKMPKVAKVKNKAPAEIQITAEQLLREAKERDLEILPPPPKQKISDPEELRDYQHRKRKAFEDNIRKNRLVIGNWLKYAQWEESQKQIQRARSIYERALDVDHRNVTLWLKYTEMEMRNRQVNHARNLWDRAVTILPRVSQFWYKYTYMEEMLENVAGARQVFERWMEWHPDEQAWQTYINFELRYKELERARQIYEQFVMVHPDVKNWIKYAKFEENHGFINGSRTVFERAVEFFGDEELDERLFIAFAKFEENQKEHDRARVIYKYALDHVPKDRNKELYKAYTIHEKKYGDRSGIEDVIVNKRKYMYEQEVIENPTNYDAWFDYIRLVENEGNLDDIRDTYERAIANIPPSKDKQFWRRYIYLWINYALYEELEAEDLDRTRQVYRTCLELIPHKIFTFSKIWLMYAQFEVRCKDLKQARKTLGMALGMCPRDKLYRGYIDLEIQLREFDRCRILYQKFLEYGPENCVTWIKFAELETLLGDTDRARAIYEIAVGQQRLDMPELLWKSYIDFEVSQGETEKARQLYERLLERTVHVKVWLSYAKFELNAENADNINVELARRVYERANDSLRSAGEKESRVLLLEAWKEFETEIGDEVKLEKVLAKMPRRVKKRQKIISEAGVEEGWEEVFDYIFPEDEMVRPNLKLLAAAKNWRKQQEIPQSTQNEKDDNDEEPGTPEGHPTQDSSSNDGSTTAE; encoded by the exons ATGGACAGCAAGACAACAAAAATGCCGAAAGTGGCAAAG GTGAAGAATAAAGCACCAGCAGAAATCCAAATAACAGCTGAACAATTACTTAGGGAAGCCAAAGAACGAGACCTTGAGATATTACCACCGCCACCTAAACAGAAAATATCTGATCCTGAGGAACTTCGAGACTACCAACATCGTAAACGTAAAGCATTTGAGGACAACATAAGAAAGAACAGACTT gtTATTGGGAACTGGCTTAAATATGCACAATGGGAAGAATCACAAAAGCAAATCCAAAGAGCTCGTTCAATATATGAGCGTGCTTTGGATGTGGATCACAGAAATGTTACCTTATG GCTGAAGTATACTGAAATGGAAATGAGGAACAGACAGGTAAACCATGCCCGTAATCTATGGGACAGAGCTGTTACAATTCTGCCAAGAGTATCTCAGTTTTGGTACAAATATACTTACATGGAGGAAATGTTGGAAAATGTAGCTGGAGCAAGACAG GTATTTGAACGTTGGATGGAATGGCATCCAGATGAGCAAGCTTGGCAAACATACATAAACTTTGAATTGAGGTACAAAGAACTTGAACGGGCTAGACAAATCTATGAACAGTTTGTTATGGTGCATCCAGATGTAAAGAATTGGATAAAATATGCAAAATTTGAAGAAAACCATGGTTTCATAAATGGCTCTAGGACAGTTTTTGAGAGAGCTGTTGAATTCTTTGGTGATGAAGAATTAGATGAAAGACTGTTTATAGCGTTTGCCAAATTTGAAGAAAATCAAAAAGAACATGACAGAGCAAGAGTGATTTACAAATATGCTCTGGATCATGTCCCAAAAGACAGAAATAAAGAACTTTATAAAGCTTATACTATTCATGAAAAGAAGTATGGTGATAGATCTGGCATTGAGGATGTAATAGTAAATAAGAGAAAGTATATGTATGAACAGGAAGTTATAGAGAATCCCACAAATTATGATGCATGGTTTGATTATATTAGATTAGTGGAGAATGAGGGTAATTTAGATGACATAAGAGACACATATGAGAGAGCAATTGCAAATATCCCTCCTTCAAAGGACAAACAATTTTGGAGGCGTTATATTTACTTGTGGATTAATTACGCTTTATATGAAGAGTTAGAAGCAGAAGATTTAGATCGAACAAGACAAGTTTACAGAACCTGTTTAGAATTAATTCCTCATAAGATATTTACTTTCTCAAAAATATGGCTCATGTATGCTCAGTTTGAAGTGAGATGTAAAGATTTAAAGCAAGCAAGAAAAACACTTGGTATGGCTCTGGGCATGTGCCCCAGAGATAAATTATACAGAGGTTATATAGACCTTGAGATACAGTTGAGAGAATTTGACAGATGTAGAATATTATACCAGAAATTCTTAGAGTATGGTCCAGAAAATTGTGTAACATGGATAAAGTTTGCAGAGTTAGAAACTCTGCTTGGAGATACAGATCGCGCAAGGGCTATTTATGAAATAGCTGTAGGTCAACAGAGATTAGATATGCCAGAATTGTTGTGGAAAAGCTATATCGATTTTGAGGTATCACAAGGAGAAACTGAAAAAGCAAGACAGCTTTATGAAAGACTTTTGGAACGAACAGTTCATGTCAAAGTGTGGCTTTCATATgctaaatttgaattgaatgcTGAAAATGCTGATAATATTAATGTTGAATTGGCAAGACGGGTATATGAGCGTGCTAATGATAGTCTAAGAAGTGCAGGCGAAAAAGAATCGAGAGTTCTTCTCTTAGAAGCATGGAAGGAATTTGAAACAGAAATCGGAGATGAAGTGAAACTTGAAAAAGTCCTTGCCAAAATGCCTAGACGTGTCAAGAAGAGGCAGAAGATTATTAGTGAAGCTGGTGTTGAAGAAGGCTGGGAAGAAGTATTTGATTATATATTTCCAGAAGATGAAATGGTTAGACCTAATCTTAAATTGCTTGCTGCAGCTAAGAACTGGCGCAAACAACAAGAAATACCTCAAAGTACACAAAATGAAAAGGATGATAATGATGAGGAACCAGGAACCCCTGAAGGACATCCTACACAAGATAGTTCAAGTAATGATGGGTCAACAACGGcagaataa
- the LOC693107 gene encoding N-acetyltransferase (The RefSeq protein has 1 substitution compared to this genomic sequence): protein MTTLRPFTCEDMLRFNNVNLDPLTETYGLSFYTQYLAHWPEYFQVVESPSGEIMGYIMGKAEGHGENWHGHVTALTVSPDYRRLGLAATLMNLLEEVSEKKKAYLVDLFVRVSNKVAINMYKNLGYIVYRTVLEYYSGDPDEDAYDMRKACSRDINKQSVIPLSHPVRTEDVD, encoded by the exons ATGACAACATTACGACCGTTTACGTGTGAAGATATGCTGAGATTTAACAATGT GAATCTAGACCCGCTGACAGAGACATATGGCCTATCGTTTTACACGCAATATTTGGCACATTGGCCAGAATATTTTCAAGTTGTGGAATCACCTAGTGGAGAAATTATGGGATACA tAATGGGGAAAGCTGAAGGTCATGGTGAGAATTGGCATGGTCATGTTACAGCCTTAACAGTAAGTCCAGACTACAGAAGACTTGGACTTGCAGCAACATTAATGAATTTACTTGAAGAGGTATCTGAAAA gaaaaaagcatattttgtgGATTTGTTTGTAAGAGTGAGCAATAAAGTagcaataaatatgtataaaaacttAGGTTACATTGTTTATCGTACAGTACTAGAATATTATTCTGGAGATCCCGATGAAGATGCCTATG ATATGAGAAAAGCCTGTTCGAGAGACATTAATAAACAATCTGTTATACCATTATCACATCCTGTGAGGACTGAGGATGTAGATTAG
- the LOC101741438 gene encoding mitochondrial ribonuclease P catalytic subunit isoform X1: MTSMFCNTARLAHFGLGRTCRFVYKSAVKEPAPIKCVSSQIAYLESELEKSSFNWNELKKNILFERGNINEKNFEGVLLKFMVQRKKFDAANSFVCYINKKNEELSLGAINGLLMLYYEMSKENKLIDEGKTFILKTYRDLYKKYKVLDYTTSEKLLHALCCIGEWEKALKVLDEINLSSVPSHSAYSTVIATLLKLNKKKKSMEVIEKSILARRPLQDDAYDAWIDYILRKYKDKKIIEKYADELCLHIINTYSTISEITANKIKDLYSSLGWKANYTKITKYNGRCQSCSKTLDCLKLSDEEFKTLQSNIKDKLIIGSDLFLKTSPQELEKFLNFIEKTGPYDIILDALNVSYSIGKQSQATGAKALHIVVEYFLNQNKKVLILGRKHILTWKKNLIGDMLSKTSSFFTDNLSQDDPYIITAAIFSGSHTDIVSKDLLRGHIFKLQDEYLRILFKRWQWQHQWMLFKTNNKHGLRIQPPLVFTPCPQKNNNSWHLPYKGEDEELGLNIVNDGTPNLNNWLCLTPN; encoded by the exons atgaCAAGTATGTTTTGTAATACCGCGCGATTAGCCCACTTCG GATTAGGGCGTACTTGTCGTTTCGTTTACAAATCTGCAGTTAAAGAACCAGCACCAATTAAATGTGTAAGCAGTCAAATAGCATATTTAGAATCGGAACTCGAGAAAAGCTCATTTAACTGgaatgaattaaaaaagaacataCTCTTTGAAAGAGGAAACATTAATGAGAAAAATTTTGAAGGAGTTCTCCTGAAGTTTATGGTACAAAGAAAAAAGTTTGATGCTGCAAactcttttgtttgttatataaataaaaaaaatgaagaacTATCTTTAGGTGCAATAAATGGACTTCTAATGCTCTATTATGAAATgtcaaaagaaaataaattaatagacgAAGGAAAAACATTTATACTTAAAACATATAGAGACTTATACAAAAAGTATAAAGTTCTAGATTATACAACAAGTGAGAAGCTTCTACATGCACTATGTTGTATAGGAGAGTGGGAAAAGGCTTTGAAAGTTTtagatgaaataaatttaagtagTGTTCCATCACATTCTGCTTACAGTACAGTGATCGCTACGCTTTTAAAGttgaacaaaaagaaaaaatcaatgGAAGTCATAGAAAAAAGTATACTTGCAAGAAGACCTCTACAGGATGACGCTTATGATGCATGGATTGACTACATATTAAGAAAGTACAAAGATaagaaaattatagaaaaatatgcAGATGAGTTATGTTTGCATATTATAAACACATACTCAACTATTTCTGAAATCACAGCCAATAAGATTAAAGACTTGTATAGTTCTTTAGGATGGAAAgcaaattacacaaaaattaccAAATATAA TGGTCGATGTCAGAGCTGCAGTAAAACTTTAGACTGTTTAAAATTGTCAGATGAAGAATTCAAAACACTTCAAAGTAACATCAAAGATAAACTGATTATAGGTTCAGATTTATTCCTGAAAACGTCACCACAGGAGTTGGAAAAGTTCCTGAATTTTATAGAGAAAACTGGACCATATGATATAATTTTGGATGCTCTGAATGTCTCATATTCTATTGGAAAGCAGTCTCAAGCGACAGGGGCAAAGGCTTTACATATTGTAGTAGAATATTTCttaaaccaaaataaaaaagtattaatattaGGTAGAAAGCACATTTTGACTtggaaaaagaatttaataGGAGACATGCTATCAAAAACAAGCAGTTTCTTTACAGATAACTT ATCACAAGATGATCCGTATATCATTACTGCTGCCATATTCAGTGGTTCTCATACAGATATAGTGTCAAAGGACCTGTTACGAGGACACATATTTAAATTGCAAGACGAGTATTTGAGGATATTATTCAAGAGGTGGCAATGGCAACATCAGTGGATGTTGTTTAAAACGAATAACAAACATGGATTAAGAATACag